The segment TACCGTATGTCGTTCCACTTAATTATGTATGGATGAATGATTGTATATATTTCCACGGAGCTGAAGAAGGGAGAAAACAACGTATCATTGAAGAAAACCCACACGCTTGCTTCACAATTGCAGAAGATCAGGGTACAATCACAAATCCTGTACCAGCACATACAAGCACTGGATATTATAGCGTTATGATCTTCGGTAAACTCGAAATCGTACATGACATTGAGGAAGCAACCGATGCTATGCACGTCATGCTTGATAAATATGTGCCAGGCTATTTTAGTGATAAACTATCAAAGCATCACGTATCTTCATATCGTTCTTCTAAAAATAGTAAAACAGTTGTGTACCGCCTTCGTGCTGAACAGGTTACAGCGAAAGAAAACAAATTAATAGATGAGGCACTATTTTACAATGGTCGTACAAGAGAGCAAGATTTAGAGGGAAGGTTATCTGAATAACAAAAATTTATGAGATTTTAAATAACCTCCCTATGTTGACTTTTCTTTATGTACAGGGAGGTTACATTTCAATTTCATCTATTTTTTAGCTATGATATATCTTAGCTTGTAAGTTCTTTCGGTTTGATCTATATACACTAACTTTTCATCTATTGAGCCTGTTTGAATGACTTCAGCATGTTTGAAATGGTTCAATAAGTCTTCCTCACTAAAAAAATGAGCGACTTTTCCTGGCTTATATTCAAATGTGTCCTTTTCTACCTCAACACCTTGACCATAAGAAGTATCTTTGTTCGAAAAACAGGTTAAAAAAATCATTCCATCTTCAGCTAACTGATCAATACACTTCTGAATAAATGTCACTCTTTCAGATAACAAAAACAAGTGCAATAGATTATAACAATAAATCCCATCATATTTTTTATGAGGAATAGGTAGATCGAATACTGACCCTTCAATATACGTCGTCTGCTTATCCTGTTCTTTAGCAGTAGCAATAGCTTGCTGTGAAAGTTCTATTGCATCCACTTTAAAAGTAGTCGCAAGTGCTTTCGAATTTCTTCCATAGCCTGCGCCTGGTACTAAAACAGTTTTTACACCATTGTTCAAGAAAAGTTTAGTAGCAGCCTCTACTGTATTACTTGGCAGTTCTCCCCATATCTTTCCTTTACTAAAACGTTCATCCCAATAACCTTTCATGATACCCGTCCTTTATAGTTATAAATTATAACTAAGTTTTAGCTTATGAAACAACTCATTATTTGTTTTAGTTTACATATTTTAATGCTTCAATTTCCATTCCATAATTAGCTTCATACAGCTTGTGAAATATGTCTATTGCTTGATAAAATTTATTGTCATAAGTTCCATCATCATCAACTGTCCATGAAGTAGCTAACACGGTATGACAGTAGCCCCAGAGCAGTAAGCGTTCTTTATTAAGCTTCAATTCCTGCGTAAGAATATCAACTCTTTTTGCTACTACGGCGTAAGCGTTTTGGTCAGGTAATTTATTTAGCAGAAATTGAATTAAATCATATTCGATTTCACCGACTAACCCTTTAGGATCAATTGCTGTCCATATTTCATCTGTAAATGATAGAACATTGTAATGATGAAAATCTCCATGAAGGAGAAAGTGTTGTTCTATCGTTCGATTTAAATATGTAAAAACTTTCAAAGCTACTTCTAGTGTATGTTGCGAAATAGGGCCAAATCCTTCTGGGTGTTCTTTTATCAGGTTCCGAAGCTTTTCTTCTCTACCAAGTGTTGATGCGATTCTAGTTTCCTTTGGAGCACGTATAGATAGCTTTTTGATTACGTTAGCGGCTAGTCGACAAGCTCTTGCATCATCTTCAATTTCTGCTAAAGTGTGTCCAGGTGAGATTTTTTCCATTATCATTATTCCTTTGTCTTTGTCGAAATCGATTAGTTGAACCATGCCTTTGCCACCGAATAACGTTAACGCTTCAATCTCATCAAGAAAACCTTCTCCTGGAATGCAAATTTTCACTACTACTTCCCTCTCATCATTCATAATTGCAGAGGCAACGTAATTTATCGAAAGGGTAAAAGGTTCTTTTATCTTCAAATGCCACTTTTGCTCGCAATCACGAATTAATTCAGGTAGCCTTTGTAACCAAGCTGCTCCTTCTTCTTTAAAATATAAATGAACTGTTTTAACAAAGTGATCTTGTAATTCCATGTATGCCCCCGTCTCTACAATATTCCATGTGATTAATTAAGGTCTATCCCTTTCAAGCCTTAAATAAGGCTCTATTTAGCTAGCCATTAACGAAGAAGTTTTACCCTTAATCTGATAGCTTTTTATTCAACTTAATATATATACGGAAAATTCATAGAATAGTTTCAAATTTTGGTATTTTTATATAATTTTAGTTGTTAGTAATCGTATTAAGAAATAGTGACACAAGCATAACAAGGTGAATTGTATTTTAATGATGGAACTCTACAACTAAGTTTCCAAATGTCCTTCTTACTAAAACGCTGTTTTCTCATAAATTGTTGTTTTTTCGTAATAATAGCTAAATTCGATAATAACTAACGTTCGGGACATCTTTTCTTCTGTTCAACGAAGACTAACATATAAAACGAGTTTTCATGGTAATAATTTGGTAACCATAGCAACAAAGTTTATGAAAAAAGCCTACAAAATAAAAGACCAATCCACGTTGTGAATTGCTCTTTTACAATAGCTGTTTGTATTAATTGTTGTTTTTCTTTTAGATACGTTCACTACTAGAAATCTGGGCATCTTTTCATCTGAAATTCGATGACAAACGTTTATAAGCACTTGCTTTTTGGTTAATCCACACTGTTTACCAGCTTCTCTATTCTAGTTTCAACTCTCCCCAAGGTAACCGTCAAGACTATTTTCGAGATTTCTTATTCACTAACTGCTTCTTTTGTGCTAGTAAATTCGAAAACCTAGCTTCAAGCATTTGTTTTTCATCTTCATTTGTGATTAGTGATAATCTACTTACCACCTCTGTTAACTCCATTTCAACCGCTAACAAATTCGTTTCTTCTTGTTGGTGTTCAACAGAATCATTTGACTCTAATAATTTATCTTTCAAAACACCTTTGTCATGCTCAATTTGTAAAATATGTGTCGCCAATTCTTGGACGAAATAACGATCATGAGTTACAAACAAAATTGTTCCTGGATAAGATGTTAACACCATTTGTAACGCTTCTTTTGTTTGAAGGTCAAGGTAATTGGTCGGTTCATCTAATAACAGAACATTATAATCTCCTAAAAAGACTTTTACTAATTCAGTTTTTACCCGTTCTCCTCCACTTAACATGGAAACTTTTTTATGGACATTTTCCCGTTTAAATCGTAGCCTCGATAACACAGTTCTAATAAATTGCTCTGAATAATGACTGGATTCTTTTACATTTTCTAAGATCGTTTTATGCTCATCTAGACTATCTAATTTTTGATGGAAATATCCTATGGAAGCAGGTTTAGCAATAGAAATATCATCATGCCTTGTTGCTATCATATTTAATAATGTTGTTTTGCCTACACCGTTTCTTCCAATTATAGCAACTCTTGCCCCTGGTTTAATGGCACCGTTTAAGTCACTAAATAACAAACGATTTCCCATTTTTACACTTACTTCATTAAATGCAATTGCCCTTTTGCTATGAATTTTCTTAAACTGACTAATGTCAAAGGTGATATCTTCTTCTTGCTTTGGTTTTTCCTTTTTCTCAAGTTGATCAATTCTCGATCTAAGTGCGTGGACACCTTTATCTAATTTCGCTTTCTTTTGACCAACACTTCTTTTATGCAATCTCGCTTCAGAATTACCCATGCGGCTTGGTGCTTTTTTCAATGATTTTGACTTTTGGCTTCTTTCTACTGCAGCTTGTTCTAGACGTTGTTTCTCCTTCACATATTGCTCGTACTCAAACTGCTGTCTATCTTTCAAATGTTTCTTTTGCTCAAGATATGCTTCATAGTTGCCATCATAGCAATGTACCTTTCCTTTATCCAATTCCCAGATCGTGGTACAAACTTGATTAAGAAGTTGTTGATCATGAGAAATAATAATGACACTTCCAGCAAATGCTTTTAACTCTCTTTCAAATTGTTGTATTCCTTCTACATCTAAATGACTTGTTGGCTCGTCAGCAACGATTAATTTAGCATTTGCAGACAAAGCTGATGCTATTTTCTTTCTCGTTTCTTCTCCCCCACTTAAAAATTGCTTCCTTTCTTTAGGAATTCTCCAATGACCATTCAATTTTTGAGGAATATCGCTAACTTCGAGATCTTCAAGCTGCGGTATATAAGCAATCGGACAATATACGTTGACAATTCCACTATCTGGCTCAAGTTGTTCCACTAAAATTTTCAATAACGTAGATTTCCCTTCCCCATTTTTACCGACAACCCCTATTTTTTCACCATTAAACACTTGTAATTGTTGAATATTTAATATCGTACGGTCTCCATAAGACTTTTCAATTTGATTCGCATCTAACAATAGCATAAAAAATCCTCCCTACAATTCTAGAGAGGATTAGCTGTAATATTTAGGTATGTAATGATGTTAAAAAGCTCAGTAAAAACGGCTCAATTTTTCAAAAAGATTAGAAATTGGCACATTTACTCCAATTATTCTTCACCATTTTTTTGAACACATCATTCCTGCTATAATTTCAACCATATTAATGGTCCAATTATAACGCATATAAAAATAGTACCTAAAAATGCATAGACTAATCCTATCTAGACAACATTTATTAAAAATAAACTATTTAAATAATGTCTAAAAAAATAGGATTAATTCCACATTAGTTTAAGTACCGTTCCTTTCCACTTTAATTATTTTTATCATTACATAAATTTGCAATTAATGTCAACCACATTTTTTTCTTGACATCAATAAGGGAACGAATCATTAATGCACGTTACAGTGTTCTTTGCCCAATCACTTCTTATGATCGTATATCCAACACCATCGTGGTAACATCCCACCTTGAGGCCAACCATTTCTAAGGTATTCTTCATTTACGTACCCACAATTATATAGCGTTTTTCGCATCGCATAATTATCATGTCGCGTATGTGCTTCTATTCGTACAATATGAAATGTATTACTTATATATTCTATAAACTGTTATCTAATTTCCTGCTCACTTTTTTCAACAGCTTATTATTTAAACGATTAATATGTTCCTCATTTTCAACCAATATTCTATATGAATCTATTTTCGATATTATACGAATTAATATGTAGACACCAATGGCAATTAAAGTTATGAATATTGGATAGTAAGGCATTAGAACATCTGAAGCCACAAATTCTTTTTTTACTAAAAAAAAGGATATCCCACCTGCTACAATAAAACAAACTCCAACTATCATTAATGAGGTATTCTTTTTCTTAACATCTTCGTATCTAACTTTCAATTCTTTAATATAGTTTTGATCAAATGTTAAAGCTTTTTTCTGAAGTATTGCATATCGATTTCCTTCCATAAAACTTGCTGTAATTGCTCCAATCCCAAATACAGCAAGAAGACTAATTAGGACGGTAAAGATTAAAGGATCTTGTTTAAAAACGAAATAAGGTATTGTTGAAAGAATAAGAAGGCTAAGTCCTATGGCAAAATATTTATAAGCTTTACCTTGAGATAGAAGATACCCTTCTGCCATTTCTTTGCTTACATAATATCCCTTTTCCTTTTCTTTACTGTGTTCAACATTATCTTTTAGCAAATAATCAATTGACACATCGAAAATATTCCCAAGCATTAGTAGTTTTTCGATTTCGGGATAACCTTGCCCGTTTTCCCATTTACTAACAGCCTGCCTTGTAGTGCTTAATTCCTCAGCTAAGGCTTCTTGAGATAAGCCTTTTTCTTTTCTTAATTTAAACAGTTTTTCACTAAATGTCATATATAAACTCCTTCCTTTTAATAGTTAAATTGTATTAAAACATTGCTTTAAATTCCATATTCCAGGAGATGCAATTTGTCAACTTGCGGTTGCAACTGTGTTATCCAGTGTTTTTTCAATTATAAGTCTTATGTAAAATACGAAAAAAATTCATTTAACACTTATAATTAAGAATTCAAGGAAAATAAAATTTTAGCTATTTAAAACATAAAAATCCAATATCTCCTTAATAATTCACATTTCTAATTCTGCTAAACTGTCATATCGTTTAAGGGGCACACCCTCATATTCCCTACCTAATTTTATCATAAATGGAAAACTTATAGTTTTTACAACATGACAAAAAAAATTGACGCGGATCTGTATTTCAGATTTGCACCATATTGTGGAATAACAATTCTCAGGTTGGGAAAAAACTAATAGACTCATTAATCATTGTCGTTATTAATTTCATTATTAGTTCATTTTCTATCGTGATATGTCCCTTAATCCAGTGAAGGTTAATGGAATTGTAGATTTCAATCCAAATATACTAGTATCTCTTGGATTTACCATACTACTGGAATAGTTATTATTTCTTATAAATTAACAAGGAATCGAAATTGATTTTACCATAAACTTGATAGGTTAGTGCCAATAAGGTTGTTCCATCTCATTAACAACACCTGAACGAGGGTTCACTAAAAAGTACCTTCCATCCACTTCAAAATGGTAATCCCGATAACGAATAAAGAACCGCGTATCTTCCGTGTATATAGGAACCGTGTCTCTGTACCTTTCTTCATTCTGTACAACAATGCCAGACACGTCATACCCACTTTCATAAACCAATTGTTTAGCCTGTTCAAAAGTGTAGGTCGGTCTGAAAAAGATAAAGAGTAATAAAGGAATAATAAATAATATGATTAAAGATGGCTTTATCCTTTTTCTCATCGATCCCCGTATCAAATAAACGTATGAGAAATAAACCACAGTCGTCAGAAAGGGAATTAATATACCCATATTGAAGACATCCCTGTAAAGAGTAGAATTTATAAATTCAAAAATGCAAAATTCCATAATTGCAGCACTTAAAATATACAGCATAATCTTTTTGTTCTTCTTCATTTTTATCTCCTCGGTTGATTGTATCTATGTCTAAGATATACTCAGTCTCATTAAAATAAGTCCTTACATTCATAATACCAAGTAAATTATTCTATGTGTTTTCTAAAGAAACAATCTTTACGAGAAGAGCCATACATAAAGAAAGACTCTCTTAGTTAGAGTTTTAATAGTCCTTGAATATATAACCTAGATTATTATATCATTGGAAAACAAACAAGATTTTCAGCATATTTAAGGAAGTGTTTTAATGATTATAGAAGTAGATTATTTTCAACACAAAGATTATATTCTCGTTCCTGTAGAGGTAGGAGAGAATATTGATAAAATTCAGGATAAATTTAATGCTTGGATATATGATAAAAATAATGACCATAAATATTGGATATATCGTAATGGAATAAAGGACGGTCTGCTGATAAATACAGAAGGGCTTGTATATTGGCTAAACAACCATTATTTAAATAATACACAGGAAACTGTCGTAAAAGTAGAAAGTACGCCAGAGATTATTAGTAAAGCAGAAAAAAGAATATGGTTCTAAATGTACATTTATGAGCTGTGACAGATCTTTTTTTATTTAGATTGCTTGTAACAACTTCCCTTGTGGTTAGCCCGATTTGAACAAGATTTCTCAATACATAAAGAAAGACGCTTTTCGGAATTATTTCTGAAAAGCGCCAGATTGCTGAAGATTTAATTTCTAGTTAAACTTTAATTTACTTAAAAGCACCCTATAAAGGTTGAACAGCTTTTTATTCAGATAGTCTTTCTTTTCAATATACAAAACCCCTTTAGATAACCATTTCCAAAGGGGGGATATCGTCTCATCATTTTTGTGAACATCGTAACTTTATTTCAAATCTACAGCACAAGTTTTGGTTTTCTAGCTTGATATGATTCCTCTTATGTAACTGGACAAGTACTCTACAATAATGAAGGGGTGATAATCAATGGTTAACTAAAAACTTAATCATCTGTTCATTTACAAATTCAGGTTTTTCTAAGCTTAATAGATGTCCTGCTTCTGGAACAAGTTCAACTTGAATATTTTCCACTAAATTAGATGCTCTTTGATAGGCTTTTCGCACATCACAAATAACTTCTCCTTCTCCTAACAACAATAGAGTAGGTACCTCTATTTTTCTTAATTCTTCATCATTTATAACAAAAGGAGGGATCTTACCTTTCATCATACCATGTTTAAATCCAGCATGAAATTGAGATACAAAAAGATCATCCAATGTCTTTTTCTCAACCAACAACCAATTCATGAAATTCTTTACTACAAAGTGATAAGGAAATTTAGCCAAGGTTAAGATTCGTATAATAAATAGAGAATAAATTTGGGCGAACGTCCCAGCTGGATTCATTAATACCATCTTTTTTATTCTTTGTGGAATGAATAGAGAGAATTGAGCAGATAAAAATCCACCATAGGATAACCCTGCCAAATAACATTTTTCTATATGTAAACAATCCAAAACCTGCTCAAACCACATAGTACATTCTTCAATTTTTGATGGATAGTTTTTAGGAACACTTTTATTAAGGTCCCCAAAATAGTCAACTGCGTAAATTTTAAAGTGCTTGCTCAACTCTTGAATATTCGGATACCACATTGTGGAACTGCAACCCATCGCATGTATTAAAACTAGGGGTTCACCATCTTCAATCCCACACGAAACAATATGTGTTTCACCTTGCTCAGTTGATACATAGTAAGATTCTAAAGGAACCTTCCAAAGTGATAAACTTTCTACATAGCTTTTATAGTATTTTTCTTGCTTCAGGTTGGTTTTAAATTTAATATAATCTCTCAATCCGCACACCTCCATCAACAGATTCAGATCACAAATTATTCCTTTATTCAATAGTTAATACCATATATTAATAAATATTTAGTTTATGAAACTTTTTATTGTCCAGAAATCTATATTGTTATTATAATAATGTTCTAAAAAATATCATGTATCTTAAGTCACTTATGATGGTGACTCAAGTAATAAATTATCAAGCACATTTATAGTATCTCATAACTTTTATCCTCCTTATTCATTCCTCCTTTCGTGACCGATTTAGGGTTTTCTTTTTTAATTATTTTCATATTTTTATAAAAACATCAAACCCATTTGTATATACATATGATACGGTGCTATCTCCTATATTGCCCTCACTTCTTAGTACATTTCAAGTGGGGGACCTTTAATCAATAATTGATATTTTTGCTATTATGTTTCATTAATTTTATAATCTAATATTTTGCTATATAATAAATGATAAAGATTTCTATAACATAAAAAATACATGTTTGGAGAGATTAATATTGGAAATCTTAGCATATATTGTATTTCCTGTACTTTCGGTGATACCTGTGATCATCATTTACTTGATAGGAGAGTTTTTCAGAAAGAAACGATCCGTTTAAGCTAAGCTTCTTCATGTGAACGCCCTCCATTCTTGGGGCGTTTTTTGCTTTAGTAACCACAATGCTTATTTTGTTTACTAAATTCAAAACCATTTTTTGTTATACTTAATTTGTAGAACCGCAGGATTACTTTACAATCATAAATGATTGGAGAGATTTATATTGATTGGTGGCCTTGGCATTATTTTTTTAGGTATTATCATTTTATTTCTTGCCATGTACTTCCTATATTGGGTAATAAAAAGTGCAATTAAAAACGGAATGAACGAATCATTAAATACCAAATTAATAGAAAGAGTATTAGAGAAAATGGACGAGAAAAAATAAGAAAATGTGTACACCTTCGATATATACGAAGGTTTTTTCTTTTACTAGTAGCCACAATTACTCTTGAGTTTCCTTATTAATAACCTGTGTTTTTTATTTCTCAACCGTTCTTGATCTTGTTGTATTTCT is part of the Cytobacillus sp. IB215665 genome and harbors:
- a CDS encoding helix-turn-helix transcriptional regulator translates to MTFSEKLFKLRKEKGLSQEALAEELSTTRQAVSKWENGQGYPEIEKLLMLGNIFDVSIDYLLKDNVEHSKEKEKGYYVSKEMAEGYLLSQGKAYKYFAIGLSLLILSTIPYFVFKQDPLIFTVLISLLAVFGIGAITASFMEGNRYAILQKKALTFDQNYIKELKVRYEDVKKKNTSLMIVGVCFIVAGGISFFLVKKEFVASDVLMPYYPIFITLIAIGVYILIRIISKIDSYRILVENEEHINRLNNKLLKKVSRKLDNSL
- a CDS encoding class I SAM-dependent methyltransferase, with translation MKGYWDERFSKGKIWGELPSNTVEAATKLFLNNGVKTVLVPGAGYGRNSKALATTFKVDAIELSQQAIATAKEQDKQTTYIEGSVFDLPIPHKKYDGIYCYNLLHLFLLSERVTFIQKCIDQLAEDGMIFLTCFSNKDTSYGQGVEVEKDTFEYKPGKVAHFFSEEDLLNHFKHAEVIQTGSIDEKLVYIDQTERTYKLRYIIAKK
- a CDS encoding pyridoxamine 5'-phosphate oxidase family protein; the encoded protein is MRREEKESVNRQKVNEFCHRIKAGYLGLADGHLPYVVPLNYVWMNDCIYFHGAEEGRKQRIIEENPHACFTIAEDQGTITNPVPAHTSTGYYSVMIFGKLEIVHDIEEATDAMHVMLDKYVPGYFSDKLSKHHVSSYRSSKNSKTVVYRLRAEQVTAKENKLIDEALFYNGRTREQDLEGRLSE
- a CDS encoding alpha/beta hydrolase — encoded protein: MRDYIKFKTNLKQEKYYKSYVESLSLWKVPLESYYVSTEQGETHIVSCGIEDGEPLVLIHAMGCSSTMWYPNIQELSKHFKIYAVDYFGDLNKSVPKNYPSKIEECTMWFEQVLDCLHIEKCYLAGLSYGGFLSAQFSLFIPQRIKKMVLMNPAGTFAQIYSLFIIRILTLAKFPYHFVVKNFMNWLLVEKKTLDDLFVSQFHAGFKHGMMKGKIPPFVINDEELRKIEVPTLLLLGEGEVICDVRKAYQRASNLVENIQVELVPEAGHLLSLEKPEFVNEQMIKFLVNH
- the abc-f gene encoding ribosomal protection-like ABC-F family protein, which encodes MLLLDANQIEKSYGDRTILNIQQLQVFNGEKIGVVGKNGEGKSTLLKILVEQLEPDSGIVNVYCPIAYIPQLEDLEVSDIPQKLNGHWRIPKERKQFLSGGEETRKKIASALSANAKLIVADEPTSHLDVEGIQQFERELKAFAGSVIIISHDQQLLNQVCTTIWELDKGKVHCYDGNYEAYLEQKKHLKDRQQFEYEQYVKEKQRLEQAAVERSQKSKSLKKAPSRMGNSEARLHKRSVGQKKAKLDKGVHALRSRIDQLEKKEKPKQEEDITFDISQFKKIHSKRAIAFNEVSVKMGNRLLFSDLNGAIKPGARVAIIGRNGVGKTTLLNMIATRHDDISIAKPASIGYFHQKLDSLDEHKTILENVKESSHYSEQFIRTVLSRLRFKRENVHKKVSMLSGGERVKTELVKVFLGDYNVLLLDEPTNYLDLQTKEALQMVLTSYPGTILFVTHDRYFVQELATHILQIEHDKGVLKDKLLESNDSVEHQQEETNLLAVEMELTEVVSRLSLITNEDEKQMLEARFSNLLAQKKQLVNKKSRK
- a CDS encoding aminoglycoside phosphotransferase family protein translates to MELQDHFVKTVHLYFKEEGAAWLQRLPELIRDCEQKWHLKIKEPFTLSINYVASAIMNDEREVVVKICIPGEGFLDEIEALTLFGGKGMVQLIDFDKDKGIMIMEKISPGHTLAEIEDDARACRLAANVIKKLSIRAPKETRIASTLGREEKLRNLIKEHPEGFGPISQHTLEVALKVFTYLNRTIEQHFLLHGDFHHYNVLSFTDEIWTAIDPKGLVGEIEYDLIQFLLNKLPDQNAYAVVAKRVDILTQELKLNKERLLLWGYCHTVLATSWTVDDDGTYDNKFYQAIDIFHKLYEANYGMEIEALKYVN